Part of the Niallia alba genome is shown below.
TACCGTTATAAATAGACTGTGAAACATGCTGCCCTGCACCAAAACACTCATAAGATACACACCCATGGAAACCTTTATCCTTTAATGTTTCATGGATGGAACAAGAATAATTTGAACATAAATGGATACAGGGTTCGCCTCCATCTTTATTAATTGGAAAGTCTGCTGATTTTCCAAATGGCAATGCTGTACAACACAGTCCAAAGCAGTTTTGACAATCTGACTTTAAATTATTTATCATTATTAGACACTTCCTAAAATATAATTACAAACTTCTTGGTGGATCTGTAAACTATTTACCAAAATAATATAGATGATAAGGGAAAGTGGCAGTGTTACTATCAAGAAAACTTCCCTCAGTGGGGGTTTTTCTCATCCTCCACTGAGGGTTAGTTGCACTTATCGGACCTTTACGGGCAGTTATTCCCCCACTTAGCTTCCTCAATTTTTCTCAACTTTAGCTGGGGGATTACTGCCCGTTAAGAGTGGGACAAAAATCAGACGAATACCTAAAGGGGATATCCCAAAGTATTCGCCAATACCTCCACAAACTCCAAAATTGCTTTATTGTTAGCCGATTTTGGAGTTTTTCGATTCATTCTTATTCCCCATTTAAATTAATATATTTTTCCTCACTGATAGTTCATTTGCGATACTCCATCAACCAACAATCATGATACTCGCCTTCATGCAATTCATGTTTCGGAAGAATTTTGACCTTCTTTAATCCACACTTTTCATAGCATGAAATTGCTCTTACATTCCTTGCTTGTGGATCCATAACTACATAGTCTGCTTTCTTATTTTCAACTAAAAAGTTAATCATTGACGTGACGAGTAATGTTCCGATTCCTTTATTCCAATAGTTACTCTCGCCAATAAATTGGTCTGTTCCGTATATTAGTTCTGTCTTATACCCATAAAACATACTCGTTTTACTATCTAATTTGTAAAACTGAATATACCCAATCGCTTTATTATCATATTCCACGATGCATCTCACTTCATCGTCTTCAGAAGAATAAAACACTTTATTCACTTTATCTAAATCAAACGGCTTATCTCTCCCTTCATCAAATTTGAGGACAGATGGTTCAGAAAGCCATTTAACTAAGCGAATATTATCCTTTTTTTCTAATTTACGAACTTTTAAAAGACCACTTTCGTATATTATCATCTACTAATCTCCATTTTTTTATAATTTCCTAGCAACAATCGTAAATTCCCATGGAATATTTTCATTTTTCCAACCACGATGTTCATCAAATCGATCTAGCTTAAACGCAGCAGGTATCAATGAATTAATGATTTCGCTAAGTGTATACAACCGGATAGAAACAGCAGGAAAATCCACTTGTTCTTCTTCAGGAAAAAATTGTTTAAAAGCAACATCTCCTGTTTGTAATCCTGAATCAAAATATGTTTGCTTTACAGTGAAATCTTCATTCAAGCATTTTAGAAAAGGGTGATAATCACTTAGAATCATCGTTCCATTCTTTTTTAAAAGCGAGGACAGAATCGACATTAATTTATCAAGATCCTTAAAATAATGTAAGATTCCGCCTTCTAAATAGAGCATATCAAATGAGTTTCCGTAAGTTTCTAGATCTATATCATAAAGATCTCCAACAACATAGGTGATGGAAATATTGGCATAGTAAGCTAATTCTTTTGCATAACGTTCATTTTCCACTGATATATCAAATATTGTCACATCTGCGCCTAATAAGGCTAATGGTACAGCTTTTCTCCCATTTGAACCACATAAATTCGCTATCTTTTTCCCTTCCACATTGTTAAAATACACTTGATGTTTTTTTAAACTTCCTAAGGGATTTTTCTTTAATTCAATCGCTTTATCCTTTGGAGGACCATCCCTCTGCATCCAAAATTCATAGGCGCGATATTCCCAAGCCACTTTATTAGCCGAGCTTTGCTCATTCATAATGGAAACCCTCTCCTTTATAAATCAATATTTTTTCCTAATAACCCCAACCTTTGCACTTGCACGAGTTCATTACCTTGAAATTCCATTCGGTAGATATCTGGCTTTGGCGTATTTAATAAAAAATCCAAGCCAAACTGATTGTCATAATAGCCCATCATTAATGTCATTACTACACCATGTGTTCCAATTACTATGTTCTTTCCATATAGATATAAGTTCCCATACTATTCTCCTTACTTAGTGACTCCAACACGTAGCCAGTCCAAAGGTGATTTTTTTGCGAAATGTTTTTCAATATGTGTAAGAACTTCATCGTTTCCTGGTAATGAAACATATTCGATTGCTTCCTTAAAGGATAACCATTTATATTCACTATGCTCATCATTTAACCTAACATGTTCATCATCCTCTATGAAACCAACAAAGACAGGCGCAATGTAAATGTAGTTTTCTAGCGGAGAATATATTTGATCAAATGTATTCGTGCTGTAGAGTAGTAAATTTGTAATTCCCGTTTCTTCTTTCACTTCTCTTAAAGCTGCTTGCCAAGCTTGTTCTCCTTGTTCTAAGCTGCCTCCTATATAATAGCACCACATATCTTTCAATATCGGTGTTGCCCTTTTTAATAATAAGACTTTATACATCCCCTCTATTTTTTTCAATAACACAACTGCTATCCCAGTACTGCGAATAGGTGTTTGCGCCTCTTCATTTGCCATGTTTTATCTTCACTCCAATATTAAGATTATATTTTTGTAAAATTAAGTCTTTTCTATTATAAACTTTTTCCTCTTAAACTGGTAATATTTCTTAGTTTTTACTTTTGCTGAAAGGTGGTATATAGGTAGTAGTAAACATAATCTAAAAGGAGGTATAAAGATGAGTGTATTACAGAAAATTGCCTTAATACTTATGATTATCGGAGCAATTAATTGGGGACTTATCGGCTTATTTCAATTTGACTTAGTTGCAGCTATTTTTGGAGGGCAGCATGCAGGATTATCCCGAATTATCTATAGCATCGTTGGAATAGCAGGTTTGCTGAGCATTAGTTTACTTTTCCCTTCAAAAAGCTTATCAAAAAATAGCACAAAAGAGAGAACTGTATATTAAAAAGGTTTCATAAAAAATAATAGAGGATGGGACATAACTAAATAGATACTCTGTAAAGACGAACAATTTCTAATATAGCTAGTAAATAGCAGCTGCTTTCGCATACTTTTTACAAGAGGAAATATAATTAGTTGGAAAAACAGAGCAGCCGGAATACACGAAGACTCCTAAGGGATTGGCGAGACAGTCTGAGACCCTGCAGGCCACAGGCCGAAGCGGCTCAGCGCGAGCCCCATGGAAAGCGAAGTGTATTCCGGCTGCGGGGAATCGCACCAAACTTCATGGAAACATCCTTTGAAAAACAAATAAAAGCCCGAACAATTATACGGAACATTCATTAGCATCTTCGTATAATTGTTCGGAATTATCCTTGGCTGGAATACTTGTGTCCCAGCCTCATTATTTATTTTAGTAGATGAAATTCAAAACCTTTATTCGAAAATGTATTTGTCTTTTTTTCGATCCTAAAGTGAAACTTCCCTTAGTGGGGTTTTCCTTCATCCCCCACTAAGGGTTAGTTGAACCAATCGCGGACCTTTACGGACAGTTGCTCTCCCACCTTCCTCGTATTCTCATAGCTTGAGGGGGGAGGGGGGTCCATTAAGAGTGGTATAAATTATACGCTTATAATATATTCGCCACTAACTGAATGCCACTTAAAAACAGGCCAATAATAAAACCACATACAGCTCCGTTTACACGGATCCATTGTAAATCTTTGCCGACATTATTTTCAATCATATCGACCAGTGTTTCATTATCTAACTTGTCGAGATTTTCTTTTACTAAATTACCAATTTGATCATGATTATTCTCGATAAAATTAGAGATTTGTTGAACAATCCACGGATCAATCTTTTCGCCATTTTCTTCGATTTTTTCTACTAATTGCAAAATAAATGGAATTACTTTTGTTTCCATGAATTCTTCGTTTTCAAGAAGTTCAATCGCCTTTTCTTGTACCTGTTTAACGCTTGCTAAGATCGTATGATTAGATTCAAGTGAGTCTAACACTTTATCTTTCCATGTATTGATTCCTTCTAAAACCTTATCGTTTTCTGGAAGGCTCTCAATCTCCTTGCGAATATAAAGAATGAGCGCTTCTCGATTTTGCTCTCCTTCTTTTTGGAGACTTCGCATTCCACTTAAGCAAAGGTTTTGGACAATTTGCCCTAACTTATCTTCTGTTAAAATATTTTGCAAAGTCTTTAATGCGAATTGAAGCATGCCACTTGCTTCTACATTATTTAGTACATTCATCGAAACAGAACCAAGTTTTCTAGCTGTTTCTTCTTTTCTTAGCCAAGTTTCTGTTTTTACTAAAACATGATCCAATGCTTTTTTATCTACTTCCTCGGTAATTAACTGATTAGTAAGCAGTGTTAAAATATTACTTATTTGCACATTGGATAAAGCAGATGACATTTGCTCTCGAACAAACGGAGTGATCGTTTCTACATTGATATTGCTAATTGCTTGTTGTGTAGCTTTTATCATTGCTTTTTTGACTGGTTCAGTTTGAATTCTTGTTTTAATAGCTGCTGTGACTTTTTCAGTAAAAGGAATATTCTTCACTTTATCCTGAATACTTTCCTTCGATAACCAATCCTTTTTTAAAACACTCACTAATCCATTCACCATTCTATCCCTGTTCTTTGGCAATAGTGCAGTGTGAGGTATTGGTAACCCGAGTGGATGTCTAAATAAAGCTGTAACTGCAAACCAGTCCGCTAATCCCCCAACAAGTCCAGCCTCAAAGCCGCCATGTAATAAATGAATCCACATATTATCTTGAAAAGGGAATGTTAAAATAAATCCAATTCCCATAATAATAAGTGAATATCTTGCAATTTTTCTTGATGATCTTTTTTCCACACATTGTCCCTCATTTTACTTTTAAAATCGTTATTTACATCTTTCCAAGATGTAGAACCTCTATTCTGTAGTATACCAATAATCGCCTAAAAACAGAAAGAATAAGTAAAGATTTGCTGAATTTTTTCTTATTTGCGCAGTAAAAGCCAAAAGGTTTATTACTCCTTTCGGCTCTCCTACTTTGATTCTTTTGTTTTAATGGTCTATTTGAGACAAAAATCTATTCATAACTTGTCTATATTGTTCTGGTTCTTCTATATAGGCCATATGGGCACTTTTTTCAAATATATGGAAAGATGCATTTGGTGTTTTCCTACTAAAATATTCCGTTGATGCTGGAGTTGCTTCATCAAATCGCCCACATGTATACAAAGTTGGAATCGATATTTCCGCTAATCGTTCCGTACAATCAAAGGATTTTAAGTTGCCTTGCACCGTGAATTCCGATGGTCCCCACATTATTTGATATACATGGGGATTTCTAAAATGCTTGCCCTGTTTAAGATGTTCAGGATAAGGCTTTAATCGACATACAAAATGATCATTGAACACTTCAATTGCTTTTTGGAAGGCTGATGAATCAGTCGTTCCATTTGCTTCACTTCTTTTAATCGTTTCTTGAATTTCTTTCGGTAATAAAGTAAGATTTTTCTTTTGATCTTCTTCCCATAACGGAGCACTTAAACAAGGACTTGAAAAAATAATACTACCAATTCCTTCTGGCTCACTAAAATAATAGGCTGCTGCAAGAGTTGTTCCCCATGAATGACCAAGAATATGTACCTCATTTAGCTCTAACGCTTTCCGAACAAGCCCAACTTCTTCGACAAATCGATCCAACGTCCAGAGTGAATCGTCCTCTGGTCGATCCGATTTTCCACATCCCAACTGATCATACAAAATGACTGGCCGATTGATTGCCAAATCTTTTAATCCTTGTAGAGAGTAAGAACTAGAGCCAGGTCCACCATGCAAAACAAGGAGTGGTATTCCTGTTGCTTGTTGATTATGGATAACATACCAAACCTTTCCACCTGTTACTTCGATAAATCCTTCTTTCATCGGTTGACTCCTTTATGTATTTTTCTACTAGTTTAGCATATTATTATCTCTCAATCGCAAAAGAACAGCTATTTCTATTTCTTTCTTTCAATTATCTCTACACGATTTCCAAATGGATCACGGAATTCAAAGCGCTCATATCCTTCAATCGCAATAGAATCTGCAATCTTTACGCCTAGTTTACTAAGCTTATTTTTCCATACAATCATACTATCTACTTGATAAGCAAGATGAGATTTTGTTGAATACCGATCAAATCCATCCTCCGTACCAACATGAACATCCATGTTTCCAAGTGTTAACCAAAAACCACCTCTACCTTGTAAGGATAATGGCTTCTCTATCTCCGTTAATTCTAATACTTCACAATAAAAATTCTTTGCCTCTTGTTCAGTACCTTTTGGAATCGTAATTTGGACATGATGCACACCAATAATAGTCATCTTATATCCCCCCTCCTCTAAACTTCCTCCTATCAATCGTACAAGATAGATTGCTAAACACACATTTTTAATTTAACATTTTGGTTATCCGCACATCTCTTTTCATTTCTTCCCAAGTGAAAACCCAGCAAATAACTTTCCACCATATGGATCTAGCACTTGTTCCGCAAGTAAAATTACTTTTGTCTTTTCCCCTGTTCGATAAAAAACTTGAAACGCCTCAATAAATTTATCAGCGAAAGTTAAATCATATTGACGTAAAGATCGAACCATCCATTTCGAAGTTCCTATCCACTGGTTATTTACTCTTAAGACAAATTCATGAAGAAGCATACTTAACGAACTTGCGATAAAAATAGCTTCTTGTTCATTAGTAGAACCAATAAAATCATCTAATACGTCCGAAATAAAGTATCGCTTCGTTCTAATTGTTTCCTCCGACCATTCTTTAGGACCAGCTACTAACATTTTTTCTGCCTCTTGTTTTATATCATTTAGAACGCCATCATTCCTCAACACGATTCCTTCTGTTACCATTCGTTGCATAGATGGTTTCGCTATATGATAATCCATTAAGAAAAAATCCTTGTAAGAGGATAAATTATGTACAAAGACTTCGATAGGCCACCCAAATTCACATACAGACTCTCTGAAGGAAGATTCGATTTGTTCATCAAAAACGACTATATCAAGATCCGATGTTGCTGTCGCTTGTCCTCTTACCACACTTCCCGCTAAAACCGCTGCGTTGCAATTAGTAAAATATTTATCAATAAAAAGACGAGCTGCTTCTATTGGTTCTAATCTTTCCATCTAAATCTCCTTTTCTAATCAATATATCATTCTAATATTATTTTAATTTCCTTAACAAATACTGCAGTCCCACTTATCTCAACATCCAGTTGATCATCCTTATCGGAAACGGTGACAGAAACTTTTCCATTCCGACCTATTTCCTTGCCTTGCTCGATAACAATAGGTTGGTTCTTTCCCTTATCATTTATATAAGTAACGTAATAGGCTCCCATCACTCCAGAAGCTGTTCCTGTGACAGGATCTTCTATCGTACCAGAAAAAGGAGATGAAAAATGTCTACCATGCATTGTTGCTTCTCCCTCAAAAGTTTCGAGGCAAAATGGGTGAACAGATGCATTTGGAATCTCTTTTAAAATGGACGGGAACAAATCATTTTTTGGAACCATTTGTGAAAATACATGTAAACTCTTTATTGGAACAAGCAATGTCCATATCCCTGTACTTCCATAAAGGATAGGCTGATTTACATCTAAATCAGATTCTGCGATGCCAATTGCCTCTGCCAATTCTTTTCTTGAACCGTTAAATTCTTTAAATTGTGCAGGTATTTGTTTCATAATAATAGAAGGGGTTGACTGTTCCTTTTGATTAATTCGAATAGGTAGAATCCCTGCTCTCGTCTCAATCAAAATCGTCTCTTTTTCAGGAAGATGCCCATTTGCTTTTAACGCAAAAACTGTAGCAATTGTTGCATGACCGCAAAGATTCATTTCATGTCCTGGTGTAAAATAACGTATTCTCAAATCGGCAATATTTGATGGCAAAACAAAGGATGTTTCATTAAAGCCTACTTTCTCCGCTATTTTTTGCATTTCTGACTCGTTAAATTTTTCCCCTTCTAAAACTATTCCTGCAGGATTTCCTTGATTTGGATGCTCTGTAAACGCATCGTAATGCAAGACGGAAATGGTTTTCATTATCTAACCCCCACCTATATATTCGTATTGTCAAAACTTTTATAGTAAATAGGTTATTAAATCCTATCTGAGAGGGCTTTATAAGCAAAAAAATTGCCACCCCCTGAATTCTAAGGATAATTGAGGTTACGACACTCTCAACAACCTAGAAAAGGAAGTGACAATTTGTACCCTCAAATTATAACCTATTTATTAACTTTTATAAACTATCAAGAACAACTAATTCGAACATTGCTTACTTTATTGATTGGTAAGAGTATGTTTGATAAGCCTACTGAACAGCCAGTAAATAAACCATATCGAAAACTTCAAGTGGACGACCTTCCGGTCATTGAAGTTCTGGAACAGCTTGATTATCGAGTTCTTCTTAGTGAATATCTAGAGAAGAACGGGAAACCACTTAAACCTGTTCAAAGGCGTAAGAATGCAAAAGTTTCCGTACCTAAATCCATGAACTGCCCAAAGTGTGGTGCTCCATCAGATTATCTTTATGCCAACAATGGAGATAAAGGCCAGTATCAATGCAAGGTGTGTACAGAGCTCTTCAGTGAAAAGAACCGTTATTCTAAGGAAGCCATCCTGAAGTGTCCTCATTGTTCCAAAACTCTCGAGAAAATAAAAGAAAGAAAAGATTTTCACGTGTTTAAGTGCAAGAACAATGACTGTTCTTATTATCAAAAGAAGCTCAATGGGATGACTTCAAAAGAAAAGAAAAGGTTCAAAAAGGACCCTCAAGCATTTAAATTAAGATACATTTTCCGTCAGTTTCATATCGATTTCCAGCCGTTATCCAAGGAATCACCAGAACTGCCGGCCGTTGACTTATCAAAGATTTATGCATCACCACATACATTAGGATTAATCCTAACCTATCATGTAAACTATGGCCTTTCGGCCCGTAAAACAGCTGCGATTATGCAGGACGTACACGGAGTGATGATTTCACATCAGACTGTATTGAACTACGAAAATAGCGTAGCTTTATTACTTAAACCTTATGTGGATCACTATCCCTATGAACTTTCAGACCAATTCTGCGGTGATGAAACGTATATCAGAGTAAACGGTCGATGGCATTATTTATTTTTCTTTTTTGACGCCGTGAAAAAGATTATTCTTTCGTATCCGGTGTCGCCTAATCGAGACACAGCAACAGCCATTCGAGCAATTGATGAGGTCTTAATCAAGATGAAAGAGATTCCAGAAAATCTGACCTTTGTGGTAGACGGGAATCCAATCTATCTTTTAGCCCAACATTTCTTCGCTCAACATGGGATTTCATTCGATGTGAAGCAGGTCATTGGATTAACCAATGAGGACCCTGTTTCGACCGAATATAGACCACTGAAACAAATAATTGAGAGACTTAACCGCACCTTTAAGGGCAATTATCGCTCCACTCATGGATTCGGCTCTGAACATGGTTCCATTTCATACGTCACCTTATTTACGGCCTACTTTAACTTTTTGCGTCCGCATGCCGCCTTAGAAGGAAAAGTGCCCGTAGTGAATCCAGAACTCAAGGGGCTTCCAACAATGCCAGCACGTTGGACAAAGCTCATTGGATTAGCACAACAATGGATAGTAGAACAAAGACAAGCCTAACTTTTTGTTTAGCTGAGCCCTTAAGCTAATTCAGCAATCGGCGGAGCGAACTCTTGACAAACCGAACTTGCCAATGGTTTAAAATGGAAACAACCAAGGGCTTATTTGGTATGCCTTCTTTTGTTCCCTTCGCCCTTGTTAAACAATCCTCAAACCATTGGCGTGTTTGTCAAGAGCGATTGCGGCGCATCTCCATCCAGTAAATAGGAGAGAAACTAACCCTTTAGGTAGTTTTCATAAATCTTTTGACACTACCTATATATTTGTCTCTCAATCTAACTTAATATCATACTCCATCCTTTTGGCAGTTTCCTTTGCGACTTCTTTTCCATATAATTTCGCTACCAAGTGAAAAGACATATTGATCCCCGCTGATATTCCACCTGAAGTTAAAATTTTTCCCTCATCCACAAATTTTACATTCCTTTTCTCCAAAATATTCGGAAATTCCCTTTCCAATCGATCGATATCCATCCAGTGAGTTGTCACCTTTATCCCGTCCAATATACCTGCTTTAGCCAATAAAAAAGCTCCAGTACAGACAGAAGTCATATATTCTACTCGGTGCGATTGATCTTGAATCCAATTAATTACCGCACGGTTATGTATTTCGATTTCTTCTGCACCATATCCACCAGGTACAACAAGCATATCTAGAGCAGGTTGGTTTTCAAAAGAATAGTCTGCTTCTATCTTCAATCCATTCCTTGCTGTAATCATTCCTCCTTTTTCTGAAATGGTGTAGACACAGAATAATTTATTATCCCCTCCAGCTAAAGAAAAAACTTCGAATGGTCCTGCAACATCCAAAACTTCAACCTCATTAAAAACGAATATTCCAATAATACGTTTTTTCATGCTACCTCCTTGTAAAAGAGTAATTGTCATTCCTATGAAAGTTACAATCAAGAAATAAAACCAAGTTAATCCCTTCTTTTTTCATACTAACATGAATTTTGAATTTTTAAATAATAAATCCTTCTAAATTTCTTAAAAATAAATGGTATAATATTTGTTCTAAAGATATATCTGGGAGGATGAAATGATTCAGGCAATTGGTATTGTTGATTTTCATTACAAGCCAATGAGAACAACGAAATATAAAGACAATGTAACAAAGAAAATTAATGGTAAAAAAAATAAATTTGATGATTCCTTTGAAGTTATTTCGATATCAGAACCATACGATATGGATGGAGATATTTACGTTCGCGTATCTTGTTCGTTTACCATTTATATGTACGAAAAAGCATATATTCGCAATCCAGAAGAATATGTTGGTTCTGTTTTTCCAACTTTAAAAGAGCGGATAACGCCAAATATTATTGCTACGAAAGTTTATAGTTTATCAAAAAGAAGATAAGTATTTTTTGATGTCTTAAAGGATTGTGCCTATTTTTATCGAATAGAAGGGAAAATGACTTTTAGGAGGATAATTTATGCACCATTCATTATCATTGAAGCAGCAAAATTTACATGGTTCCTTCAGCAGTAGCTATAAACCGATTTTAACGGTGGATTCAGGTGACTCGATTACTTTAAAAACATTGGATATTGAATGGGGCTATTCTACCTCAAAAAACGAGGAATATCGTATTTACTCTTCAAGAGAACAAGAGGAAAAACCACAGCATCCTATGATTGGTCCAATTGCTATTAAAGGAGCAAAACCTGGGATGGTATTAGAAGTAAAATTAAACGATATAGTTCCTGGATGGTATGGACGCAATTGGGCTGGCGGGATGGCGAATTGGCAAAATAATGCGATTGGCATCGCTAATACAGATCGAATTCAATTGGATTGGGAATTAGATTCGGAGAAGATGATTGGTTCTACTTCCATTCATTCTAAATCATTTCATGTTGCTTTGCAGCCGTTTATGGGGGTTCTCGGGGTCGCTCCAAAAGAAGCCGGAGTCCATTCTACCTCCCCACCTAGATATTGTGGTGGCAATATTGATTGTAAGGAAATCGTGAAAGGTAGCAGCTTATTTTTGCCTATTTCAGTTGAAGATGCTCTTTTTTCTATTGGAGATGGACATGCATTGCAAGGGGATGGAGAAATCTCCGGCACTGCGATTGAATGTCCAATGGATCATGTAGATATTACGCTAGTGGTAAGAGAAGATTTACAATTAACCTATCCGAGAGCCAAAACCCCAACAGGCTGGATTACATTCGGATTTGATGAAGATTTAAATAAAGCAACGGAGATTGCTTTGGCTGATATGATTTCTTTAATGACGCAACTTTATTCTATTTCCCGAACTGAAGCGACTGCATTAGCAAGTGTTACTGTTGATTTACGGATTACACAGATTGTTAATCGTGTAAAAGGGGTACATGCCATTTTGAACGATGGTGTTATACGTTAGTTTGGAGAATACTATTCTAGGAAAAACAAATAGAAAGTGAGGCTCCTATTTTTGGGGTCTCTAAGATGGATTAATGGTTTCCCCTACCTAAGGTGCCAATACTTTGTTCTGCCCTTCTACGATTTATTGGCGCTTTCACTTCCTCTAAATTAATTTGCTCCATGTATGAATGTGCTTTATCTCTGATGGAGAAACCACTTGAATAAATTTGCGGATAGTCTCATCTAATTCGTCAAAATTAATTTCTTTTGTGCCTATATTTACTTTCGCTACTGCAATCCCACAGCCGATATCTACCCCGACTAAATTAGGGACAATTTTGTCTTGAATCGTCATTGTTGTTCCAATTGTACAACCGACTCTAGCGTGTGTATCTGGTATAATTCGTATCTTGCTGTTTTGAGCAAATTCCTGATTA
Proteins encoded:
- a CDS encoding VOC family protein, with the translated sequence MTIIGVHHVQITIPKGTEQEAKNFYCEVLELTEIEKPLSLQGRGGFWLTLGNMDVHVGTEDGFDRYSTKSHLAYQVDSMIVWKNKLSKLGVKIADSIAIEGYERFEFRDPFGNRVEIIERKK
- a CDS encoding class I SAM-dependent methyltransferase produces the protein MNEQSSANKVAWEYRAYEFWMQRDGPPKDKAIELKKNPLGSLKKHQVYFNNVEGKKIANLCGSNGRKAVPLALLGADVTIFDISVENERYAKELAYYANISITYVVGDLYDIDLETYGNSFDMLYLEGGILHYFKDLDKLMSILSSLLKKNGTMILSDYHPFLKCLNEDFTVKQTYFDSGLQTGDVAFKQFFPEEEQVDFPAVSIRLYTLSEIINSLIPAAFKLDRFDEHRGWKNENIPWEFTIVARKL
- a CDS encoding DDE-type integrase/transposase/recombinase, which codes for MYPQIITYLLTFINYQEQLIRTLLTLLIGKSMFDKPTEQPVNKPYRKLQVDDLPVIEVLEQLDYRVLLSEYLEKNGKPLKPVQRRKNAKVSVPKSMNCPKCGAPSDYLYANNGDKGQYQCKVCTELFSEKNRYSKEAILKCPHCSKTLEKIKERKDFHVFKCKNNDCSYYQKKLNGMTSKEKKRFKKDPQAFKLRYIFRQFHIDFQPLSKESPELPAVDLSKIYASPHTLGLILTYHVNYGLSARKTAAIMQDVHGVMISHQTVLNYENSVALLLKPYVDHYPYELSDQFCGDETYIRVNGRWHYLFFFFDAVKKIILSYPVSPNRDTATAIRAIDEVLIKMKEIPENLTFVVDGNPIYLLAQHFFAQHGISFDVKQVIGLTNEDPVSTEYRPLKQIIERLNRTFKGNYRSTHGFGSEHGSISYVTLFTAYFNFLRPHAALEGKVPVVNPELKGLPTMPARWTKLIGLAQQWIVEQRQA
- a CDS encoding NUDIX hydrolase, whose protein sequence is MANEEAQTPIRSTGIAVVLLKKIEGMYKVLLLKRATPILKDMWCYYIGGSLEQGEQAWQAALREVKEETGITNLLLYSTNTFDQIYSPLENYIYIAPVFVGFIEDDEHVRLNDEHSEYKWLSFKEAIEYVSLPGNDEVLTHIEKHFAKKSPLDWLRVGVTK
- a CDS encoding nucleotidyltransferase domain-containing protein, with the protein product MERLEPIEAARLFIDKYFTNCNAAVLAGSVVRGQATATSDLDIVVFDEQIESSFRESVCEFGWPIEVFVHNLSSYKDFFLMDYHIAKPSMQRMVTEGIVLRNDGVLNDIKQEAEKMLVAGPKEWSEETIRTKRYFISDVLDDFIGSTNEQEAIFIASSLSMLLHEFVLRVNNQWIGTSKWMVRSLRQYDLTFADKFIEAFQVFYRTGEKTKVILLAEQVLDPYGGKLFAGFSLGKK
- a CDS encoding proline iminopeptidase-family hydrolase; this encodes MKEGFIEVTGGKVWYVIHNQQATGIPLLVLHGGPGSSSYSLQGLKDLAINRPVILYDQLGCGKSDRPEDDSLWTLDRFVEEVGLVRKALELNEVHILGHSWGTTLAAAYYFSEPEGIGSIIFSSPCLSAPLWEEDQKKNLTLLPKEIQETIKRSEANGTTDSSAFQKAIEVFNDHFVCRLKPYPEHLKQGKHFRNPHVYQIMWGPSEFTVQGNLKSFDCTERLAEISIPTLYTCGRFDEATPASTEYFSRKTPNASFHIFEKSAHMAYIEEPEQYRQVMNRFLSQIDH
- a CDS encoding DUF378 domain-containing protein, producing MSVLQKIALILMIIGAINWGLIGLFQFDLVAAIFGGQHAGLSRIIYSIVGIAGLLSISLLFPSKSLSKNSTKERTVY
- a CDS encoding PhzF family phenazine biosynthesis isomerase codes for the protein MKTISVLHYDAFTEHPNQGNPAGIVLEGEKFNESEMQKIAEKVGFNETSFVLPSNIADLRIRYFTPGHEMNLCGHATIATVFALKANGHLPEKETILIETRAGILPIRINQKEQSTPSIIMKQIPAQFKEFNGSRKELAEAIGIAESDLDVNQPILYGSTGIWTLLVPIKSLHVFSQMVPKNDLFPSILKEIPNASVHPFCLETFEGEATMHGRHFSSPFSGTIEDPVTGTASGVMGAYYVTYINDKGKNQPIVIEQGKEIGRNGKVSVTVSDKDDQLDVEISGTAVFVKEIKIILE
- a CDS encoding DJ-1/PfpI family protein, which translates into the protein MKKRIIGIFVFNEVEVLDVAGPFEVFSLAGGDNKLFCVYTISEKGGMITARNGLKIEADYSFENQPALDMLVVPGGYGAEEIEIHNRAVINWIQDQSHRVEYMTSVCTGAFLLAKAGILDGIKVTTHWMDIDRLEREFPNILEKRNVKFVDEGKILTSGGISAGINMSFHLVAKLYGKEVAKETAKRMEYDIKLD
- a CDS encoding GNAT family N-acetyltransferase; protein product: MIIYESGLLKVRKLEKKDNIRLVKWLSEPSVLKFDEGRDKPFDLDKVNKVFYSSEDDEVRCIVEYDNKAIGYIQFYKLDSKTSMFYGYKTELIYGTDQFIGESNYWNKGIGTLLVTSMINFLVENKKADYVVMDPQARNVRAISCYEKCGLKKVKILPKHELHEGEYHDCWLMEYRK
- a CDS encoding DUF445 domain-containing protein, which produces MEKRSSRKIARYSLIIMGIGFILTFPFQDNMWIHLLHGGFEAGLVGGLADWFAVTALFRHPLGLPIPHTALLPKNRDRMVNGLVSVLKKDWLSKESIQDKVKNIPFTEKVTAAIKTRIQTEPVKKAMIKATQQAISNINVETITPFVREQMSSALSNVQISNILTLLTNQLITEEVDKKALDHVLVKTETWLRKEETARKLGSVSMNVLNNVEASGMLQFALKTLQNILTEDKLGQIVQNLCLSGMRSLQKEGEQNREALILYIRKEIESLPENDKVLEGINTWKDKVLDSLESNHTILASVKQVQEKAIELLENEEFMETKVIPFILQLVEKIEENGEKIDPWIVQQISNFIENNHDQIGNLVKENLDKLDNETLVDMIENNVGKDLQWIRVNGAVCGFIIGLFLSGIQLVANIL